The sequence AGGGGTAAGGGTTTATTTTTTCTTCTTTTTTGTCTTTAAGAGGGTGAGAGATACGGCGCCCATTCCAATGGTCGCAACAACATAAAGAATCACCACACCGAAGACAACCACCGGCGGTCCGATCAAAAAGAGAATCAAAGGAATTATCGCGGTCGCCAGCCAGCCCAGACTGAAGATCCCTGCCTTGTTCTCTATCTGCCATTTCATTCCCTCGATGACCCGCTCGCCGATAATAAAACAGAGTGCGGAAAATCCGAAGAGTGCGGCGAGTAGAACAGCGAGCATAAACAGAGGAATGAGCGGTATCCCGATTATTGAAATAGTAAATAGAAGGATGATCGGAATATAAAGCACCTCAACAGCGATCCCGAGTCCGACCGACGCCCAGACATTCGCTTTTACTATTCCGATGATGTGTTCGATCGCACCGGGAAAGATCAGAAAAGCCAGAAGGCCAATGAGATAGAATACAAAGAAGAAGGCAATGAGAAAAATCCGGTGAAAGACCCGGTGCCCCGGAATCACCCGGGGAACTCTGAACGCCTTACCGATATCAGGCAGGAGTTCTTTGAGAACTTCGCTCTCCACTGATTGAATCTCTCCTTCAACCACGGCATTGTCGTCACGTTCCACAGTACCGCCGACCATATTCACGTCACCCTGAACAACTGAACCGGAATCGAGCATCACTGTACCACCGACAACAAGAACATCCAGTTCAATGGTGCCTTTATTCACGACATTACCACCGAAGACCGCGGCATCGCCGGTTATCGACCCGTTGAGTTCCAGATTTCCACCCATTACTGCAACATCTCCGTCAACTATACCATTTATCTCCACAACGCCACCCATAACAGCAAGGTCACCGTCAATCACTCCATCGATCTTTGCATTACCGCCGCTTACCATAACGTCTTCATCTATGGTATCTTCCTCAGGAACGTAGAGGTCTTCAGCAAAGGTGCTTTTAATCGGGATGTTCAAGTGATGGATCATTGACTGACCAAAGGCAAAGTTCATCGGTATCCCAGGAAGGAACTTAAAGGATGAAGTGACTTCATTTTTATAATGCGGTGCCGTGACTACAATGGTCGGCATCTGACCTATATACTCAGGTATCTCTTGAATATACCCGATATTTGACACCTGGCTTATTATAAAAAGTATTGCAATCAAATTCTGCATTTTACCTCCTTTCACCCCTTCTTAATCCTCCCCTTCAAGGGACGGAAAAAGATAGAAACCATTCTAAATCCTCCCCTTTGTAGGGACAGAAGAAAGGGTGATAAGTTTACTCAACAAATATAAAAGAATGACGCTTGAGAGCAATCCTGTAATCGGATACACCGGGTCAAGAACACCCCTGACAAACGGTGTAAAGGTCTTTTCAAGGACAGAGACGATGAACCCGATGCGATTGATCAATCTTACCATTCCTGGAATCGACGTGAAGAGTCGATTCAATAACTCGTTTGTCCGGGAAAAAGAAGACAGGAAGACAAGCAGAAGAGCCCAGAGCCCCACGAGTGCAACCGCCAGCCTGTTCCAGACAAAGGTCTTTGCATAACCGAGCCGGGCAAGAAGCCGCCTGTTAAAACCGCGGTCAGGAAAATATTCAGGGAGTTCCTGAATCCTTTCTTTGACCTGAATCAATTCCTCATAGAACCGACGGCACTCGGCGCACAGAGCAATGTGCGCCTTCAAGCTCTTTTCCTCAGCCGGCGATATCGCCCTGTCCATAAATTTCTGGATTAATCTCTCGATTCTCTTATGCTTCATCATTAAGTAATACGTATAATAGACCGCTGGGTTTCACCCTTTTTTCTTTTTTCTGACGAGCGTCCTCAACCTTTTACGCGCCCGATGCAGCCGGGTCTTGATGGTCGTCACCGGCAGTTTCAAGATCTCGCTTATCTCCTGATAACTGTATTCTTCCCGATGAAAGAGGAGAATGACCTCGCGGTCCAGAGCCGGAAGCTCTGCAAGGCATCTTTCAATCAGCTCCATCTTCTTCGCCTCTTCAACCTTTTCGACAAAATCGTCTTTTACTGAGTGGCGTTCGTCAAAATATTCATATTCATACCTGTTCTTTCTGAAGAAATCCATAGTCGTGTTGTGGGCGATCGTAAAAAGCCAGGTCGAAAATTTTTTCGTGCGGTCGAAAGAGGCGAGCGCCTTAAAACATTTGATAAAGGTATCAAAGGTGAGATCCTCGGCATCGTGATAATTCCCCACCATCCGATATACATAACTGAAGATCCTTCCTTTATAAAGATCGACTATCTTTCGGCAGGCACCCTCATCGTGTTTGAGCGCCTTTTCAATCAGGTCAGATACCTGTTCCCGGTCATGCTTCATTTAGAGTCCGGTCAATCTCTCGTCCCAGAGATAGAATGAACCGGTGATGAGTATCTTATTGTTCTTTGAGACGTTTCTGATGTACTTTATGGAGTTCTCAATCGAATGAGCGATAAAGAGCCTCTTCTGGTACCTCTTCGCCATTATGTAAATCTCATACGGTTCCAATGCCCGCACACTGCGGGGCTTGACGAGCAGCACTTCCCTGGCTTCAGGAAATATATACTTCAGACAATAACTTATGTCTTTATCCTTATTGGCGCCGAAGATTAAAGAAAAATTTTTGAAATTCAAATCATGGATGGTCTTGTGGAGCGCCCTGAATGAATCCTCATTATGGGCACAGTCAAAGATGACCAGGGGATTCTTCTTTATCACCTCGAGTCTGCCGCGGAGCGAGGTCTTTGCAATCCCTTTTTCAACCGCACTTGCGGGAATCCCGAATCCCATACTTCTCAGCACGCTCAAGACAGCAAGGGCGATCACAAGGTTTTCTGTCTGATGAACGCCGACAAGGGGCAGCAAGGTCGTGAATGAACCGAACGCACCTGAAATGTGAAGCGTCGTGCCTTCAAAGGTCTGTTCTATTATTCTGCTTCTGTGCAGTTCCTCGGCAAAGACCAGGGGGCTCTTTTCAGTATCGGCTTTTCTTTGCAGGATCTGTCGGACCGCAGCCGGCTGGTGCGCCGTGGTGATTACAGGGGTGTGCGGTTTCATAATACCGGCTTTTTCCCGGGCGATCTTTTTGAGGTCGTCTCCCAGAAGTTCGGTATGGTCATAG comes from candidate division WOR-3 bacterium and encodes:
- a CDS encoding sigma-70 family RNA polymerase sigma factor, coding for MKHDREQVSDLIEKALKHDEGACRKIVDLYKGRIFSYVYRMVGNYHDAEDLTFDTFIKCFKALASFDRTKKFSTWLFTIAHNTTMDFFRKNRYEYEYFDERHSVKDDFVEKVEEAKKMELIERCLAELPALDREVILLFHREEYSYQEISEILKLPVTTIKTRLHRARKRLRTLVRKKKKG
- a CDS encoding bifunctional folylpolyglutamate synthase/dihydrofolate synthase, which gives rise to MRRGFCFSGRIDTFGAGDRYCDEAQTTGLVVGVRYLKFLNGLINYEKTPRYNYRLEPFIGFLKRLGSPEKRLKNVIHIAGTKGKGSTAAILDACLQECGYRVGLFSSPHLARVNERIKVNHQEIPDARLQRYIDRIRGIGRQSGKQTYFEVLTAAAYLYFTEEQTDFSLLETGLGGRLDTTNVTVPLISVITRVGYDHTELLGDDLKKIAREKAGIMKPHTPVITTAHQPAAVRQILQRKADTEKSPLVFAEELHRSRIIEQTFEGTTLHISGAFGSFTTLLPLVGVHQTENLVIALAVLSVLRSMGFGIPASAVEKGIAKTSLRGRLEVIKKNPLVIFDCAHNEDSFRALHKTIHDLNFKNFSLIFGANKDKDISYCLKYIFPEAREVLLVKPRSVRALEPYEIYIMAKRYQKRLFIAHSIENSIKYIRNVSKNNKILITGSFYLWDERLTGL
- a CDS encoding polymer-forming cytoskeletal protein, whose product is MQNLIAILFIISQVSNIGYIQEIPEYIGQMPTIVVTAPHYKNEVTSSFKFLPGIPMNFAFGQSMIHHLNIPIKSTFAEDLYVPEEDTIDEDVMVSGGNAKIDGVIDGDLAVMGGVVEINGIVDGDVAVMGGNLELNGSITGDAAVFGGNVVNKGTIELDVLVVGGTVMLDSGSVVQGDVNMVGGTVERDDNAVVEGEIQSVESEVLKELLPDIGKAFRVPRVIPGHRVFHRIFLIAFFFVFYLIGLLAFLIFPGAIEHIIGIVKANVWASVGLGIAVEVLYIPIILLFTISIIGIPLIPLFMLAVLLAALFGFSALCFIIGERVIEGMKWQIENKAGIFSLGWLATAIIPLILFLIGPPVVVFGVVILYVVATIGMGAVSLTLLKTKKKKK